ATATAACAGATATTAAATCATGCATGACTTACATGTTTTAATAGGAAGATACAGATAAATGCGGTTATCTAATGAAGAACAGTCTACAAACTGTGTCAGGATTTTACCTAAAGACTTCAGTGAAAGCTACTGGAACTTTGCCATTAACTTCACTAGGTTCAAAGTATTAGTGTCTTGTCTCCAATTTCTTAAAATCAGTGTATATCCCAGAGGGTCCTACCTGCTTGGAAGTAGGAAGTAAACCAAATTGGAGAAGTCAACTGAATTAAGATAGTAGAATTTATCTGCCCCTTGGTCCCGTATTTCTGCTACTCTACTGTAGTCTGTTTCattacagcagaaaacaaaacttcatATTTTGGTGAGGCTACGCACTGAATCACAAAGACATAGCAAtttaaagttttgtttattGTATTGCACAAGATATCTATGCAATCCATGTAGGTATTGTATTAAAGGATCCACATTTCCCAAAACATTGGCTGTTGCAGCACACATCACAAGCATTGTGAATAACCAGTGCCttcttcaaaaattaaaataatctgttgCAAGTTTAAGCATGTGTGGCaataaatgagggaaaaaaagcaaggagcATCAATACATATTTCTTCTCAGACACACAAATACACAATTTTCAGAAGAGCACCAATAATGCCAAGCGACTATTTTGATGAGATACTGTATGTGTAGGCTCTGCAGTAAAAAACCAAtatgcacacaaaaaatatttcaacttttaaaataatttaaccaTAATATCTTGCATGTGTCACCTGTTTACAACATATCATTTCATATACAATGTTAGGCCCAAGCCTCAACTTGTGTAAATTTGTGCATACTAATTTAAAGCAGCTGAGACTCTGGACCAGGTGTTCAAACTGAAAAAGCCTTCAAATTGATCACATCTGAATACAGAGCGGTAGTATAAGACCGAGAAGGTAGTTACAGTGAAGATACAACAGAAATGGTACTATGGGAAAATGAAGAAGATCACTATCAAACCCACAAACACAAGGTTCTAGAAAGAGGCCTACATGTAAAGTgatgttttaataatttataaaagtGAATAATTAATATCAGTCTCCTTTCTGACACTTAGAGACTCTCATATATTCAGAAGCCCGTAGAAGTGAACTAACCAAATGTCACAATCAATATCATCCTCAAATGGTTTCTTAAGTTTCTGATCATTAATACTGgtacttaaaaacattttatatgtgCTGAAAACTGTTATTAAACTTCACCTTCCTGCTATGAGAATTTAGtgtaataaaaattatgaaaaaaaaataggtaaaaaaatagtattttaagaATATGTTTAGAAAACCCGTCAAACAACTGCAAATACAGCTGATTTTTAAGTGTCTCTCCCTTTGAGctatgttttttgtttgtttttgtttaagtgATTCACTTAAAGAAGCGAGAGAGTACCAGTTCTAAGATTTATTCTTGTCCATTACATTGAGGACCTCATCTAAAAGTGAAGGTCCCAAGTCAAGTTGTAATGAGAGAAGAGAGCCTGCAAGATCTGAAAGGGATTCTTCTGACTTAGTCTTTGTCTTGGTTAGTTCACATGAAAGTTGACTGTCACTGAAAAAATCAACTGTTTGCCAATCAGTGCATCGTTCAGAAAAGCTGGATGAGTGACTGTCTCTACCATTAGTAAAATGCAAAGAACCACCATTTTGCTCCCATATTTCATCTTTGTAGGTTTCTCCATCTGCAATCTGTTTACTTTTCTCTtgcaatttttcttctattactGGCTCACAGCTAAGCCTAGGATTTCTTGATGACCTGATGGATTCTTGCTTTGAATTAAATGTCACTGGTGACAATAAGGGCAATGTAAGGGCTTGAGAACCCCCAATGGCAGGAAGGGAAATAGCATTTTTGAGCACTGGTGATGGAGTTTCTGTAAACATGGATTCAGAAGTGCTGTTTGCCCTTAAGAATTCATTGTAGCCACCAGACTGGCTAACTCTGGTTTCTCCTTCGTTTCCAGGCAATAGCTCATAGTTGCCCTGCAAAAAGGAGATGTCTCCAAAAACATCATGCTGTCCCTCTTTTCCAATGTGTATGGTGTGACGAAAATCTCCAAGTGGTGGACTGATCATATCAGGAGACAAGATATCTCTTAGTTtgaatttcttccctttcttgttGTTAGCAGCTTTTAAGTAGATGGGTGTCTTGGCTGGCATCTTGCTTGTAGTTTTCAGAGGaagttatttagaaaaaaaaaaaaacaccaacaaaaaaaaccacaccaaatgaaaaaaacaaaaaacccaccaccacaaccaggaaggggaggggagggagaagcctCTTACAAAGTCAGTTATTCTCAGGAGACCTGCAGCGTTATCAATATTACATCACCATCTTGAACCACTCTTGCACATGAGGTCCCTTTCTTCTGATGCAGAGAGCTGTGGGTTATGTGAAGGTGAATGTCTCCCACTGCAGATCTTTCCAAAGTGGAGCACCAGTTTCAGGTCAGTTAGCAACCAAATGCTCTGCTACTTCcagaacttgaaaaaaacctgcatggGATACAAGATCAGGTtatcattaatttatttttcatggttcattcagtcttgtttttactaaaaaaattactaatgGTACTGACAGTTCCAGCCTGCAGATTAGCTTTATGATGTTGCTTCCCTTCATTAGGCAAGATAAAAGAGTTCAGATTAACAAGGGCTAGCTAACCTTTCTCTGACTTCATGGCTTTTTTTGAAGTCAGAGTTTCTTAGACACGCTTGCTGAGCACATTTCATTTGATAAATATCACTATCTCAGTCTTTCCTCTCCTTATTCTGGCATTCAAAATGTTGACCTTTGAGAACGCACGCAGAAACACATTTATAACATTCATTAAGCTTTTGGTAGACCCAGGAAGACTGGCAGAGTCATTCATGAAACGTTTTTGGAAATGGAGTAGACCACCTTGGATTAAAGAACTTCAGATACCCCCATTTAGTGCTGGAACTCTCACAAACTGGTAAGAGTGCCCATTTAAAAGAGTAGTTTTATTGAGAAAAGTGCTAGTCCAGGTCTTTACAGTTAGTTAGAAACATCCAAATGCAAGTGTTTAAGAAAGACTTTTCTTGTGACTACAATCTTTAGACTATAGGAATTCCCCATAGCAATTAGTTATAGACTGTAGCTCATGAATTATGTAGGTCATGAGGCCACAGTGACTCAGAGCTGCTTTGTGCAACCAAATGAAACAGCGTTTACAAACCAAGTCTTCCTATTAGAATGTGGTCTCTGAAAAGCCTGATAAAGCAGTTCACAAGGGCTAACAGGCTATTGGGGCAACAAATTATGGGAAAACACTCTTCATTAATGCTTTAATGGTGTACTTATTCCTTACAGTACCCGTTCCTGACTCTTGAGCAATCTCAGAATAAGAACGCATTTTTCTCCTGCATCTTTATACTGTCCCCTATTCGGTCCATGGAGCACCAGAGCATCACAGGTCATTCCTCCTCACCAGAATACTCAGCCCAAATCCCTCATACTCTTGCCCATCATCATCCTCACTCCATAAAGGAGCTTGCAGGTTTTGCACAGAAAGACTGTTCTATGCAGTAAGCGAAGGGAAGCTGTCTGTAAAAAGGGCTATTTTTGCTGGCTTTTATCGATGCCCCAACAGATAGTCCCTTAATCAAATTAAACCTAGTAAGAATCACCAGTTTTAAACTTACTACTGTATGGCTATACAGCCAGACTTTCAAGAAGTATTTGAGCATTTTCACAAACCCTTTGATGCGAGTAATTAGTTCCTGCAGTGAGATACTTAATTGCGCATCACAAGGGGAGCTGGTAACCTAGCCAGGttagtatttgttttttttgatTCCCAACAGATATCTGCTGTACTTCAGATATTGAAAAGCTCTCCCCCAAAAAAGTACAACAGGTATAAACAGATGAAAGCTGTCATACAAAATAAGGTCTATGTTCTATGAGGACATTTTATACTTTTAAGttcaattttgaaaatacatttgattGCATCAGTTAAAAGCACTTCAAAGCTTCCTTCTACACAAGAAAATGGTAATTCATTAGTATCTACAGAATACTCGGAGATTCACATTACATACCAAAATTCTACCAACTTAACTCCATATGAGTACTGTAAGATACAAAAGTAAATCCTAAATAAGATCCCTACT
This Phalacrocorax aristotelis chromosome 3, bGulAri2.1, whole genome shotgun sequence DNA region includes the following protein-coding sequences:
- the CDC42EP3 gene encoding cdc42 effector protein 3, with the translated sequence MPAKTPIYLKAANNKKGKKFKLRDILSPDMISPPLGDFRHTIHIGKEGQHDVFGDISFLQGNYELLPGNEGETRVSQSGGYNEFLRANSTSESMFTETPSPVLKNAISLPAIGGSQALTLPLLSPVTFNSKQESIRSSRNPRLSCEPVIEEKLQEKSKQIADGETYKDEIWEQNGGSLHFTNGRDSHSSSFSERCTDWQTVDFFSDSQLSCELTKTKTKSEESLSDLAGSLLSLQLDLGPSLLDEVLNVMDKNKS